From one Paeniglutamicibacter psychrophenolicus genomic stretch:
- a CDS encoding polynucleotide kinase-phosphatase, protein MSEIRIPEVGLVLLVGVSGSGKSSFAAKHFGGFEVLSSDMFRGLVGNDPSDQSVTPAAFEALNFVAGKRLEAGLLTVVDATNVQQSAREKLVEVARAQDCLVSAIVLDLPVNLCLERNAVRGGGAVAPAVIDRQHRALKKSLRSMRKEGFARVHVLSTEDEIEQAVIHRHKLLNDFRDQHGPFDVIGDVHGCLDELLMLLGSLGYVVVRDEQGRAVDAEHPEGRRVIFVGDLVDRGPDSAGVLRLAMGMVGNGHALSVPGNHEDKLVRALRGRKVSLTGGLDATMEQLAAQEEGFARRVADFCDSLVSHLVLDDGKLVIAHAGLLENYHGRASGRVRAFALYGQVTGELDDYGMPVRHPWANEYRGDAAVLYGHTPVTEVAWINNTACLDTGCVFGGALSAMRHPEREVIQVQALRKYCEPGRPLQSPRGPEREPGVLSMEDVSGVRFLKAEGLGTVKINEAQAAGALETMSRFAIDPRWLRYLPPTMSPAESSAQPGYLEHPQEAFEYFRRQGVTQLVCEEKHMGSRAVMLLARDPGRFEAPDGWLGALHTRTGRQFLDSEQEHLVLKQAHEAVERAGLWDELGSEWLMLDGELMPWSLKAEPLIKDTYASVAASAIAATDASVAALERAATGGIDVQGLLSRTRTRQSNAKAFRESYRRYVGSADDLRFAAFQVLAAEGQSFETRDHGWHLEISGRLVAAGPELFANTRHLRVDLEQDSDVEAAVKRWESLTVAGSEGMVVKPWQNLTKAKRGWVQPGIKVRGREYLRLIYGPDYLEEGNLERLRQRATDKKRNRALHEYILGLEALRLTSAGSPLWKVHQMVFGVLALESEPLDPRL, encoded by the coding sequence ATGAGTGAAATAAGGATTCCCGAGGTTGGCCTGGTGTTGCTGGTCGGCGTATCTGGGTCGGGCAAGTCGAGCTTCGCGGCAAAGCACTTCGGTGGGTTCGAGGTGCTCTCCAGCGACATGTTCCGCGGGCTTGTCGGCAACGACCCGAGCGACCAGTCGGTGACCCCGGCGGCCTTCGAGGCGCTGAACTTCGTTGCCGGCAAGCGCCTTGAGGCCGGCTTGCTCACGGTCGTGGATGCCACGAATGTCCAGCAGTCGGCCCGGGAAAAGTTGGTGGAGGTGGCCAGGGCGCAGGACTGCCTGGTTTCGGCCATCGTCCTGGACCTGCCGGTCAATCTCTGCCTGGAACGCAACGCGGTGCGCGGCGGGGGAGCGGTTGCGCCGGCGGTGATCGACCGCCAGCACCGGGCGCTGAAGAAGTCCCTGCGCTCCATGCGCAAGGAGGGCTTTGCCCGGGTGCACGTGCTTTCCACGGAGGATGAGATCGAGCAAGCGGTGATCCACCGCCACAAGCTGCTCAACGATTTCCGCGACCAGCACGGTCCGTTCGACGTGATCGGCGATGTCCATGGCTGTCTCGACGAATTGTTGATGCTGCTCGGGTCCCTGGGCTACGTGGTGGTGCGCGACGAACAGGGCCGTGCCGTGGATGCCGAACACCCCGAGGGACGGCGGGTCATCTTCGTGGGCGACCTGGTCGACCGCGGACCCGACTCGGCCGGTGTGCTGCGCCTGGCCATGGGGATGGTCGGCAACGGCCATGCACTGTCCGTGCCCGGAAACCACGAGGACAAGTTGGTGCGCGCACTGCGCGGGCGCAAGGTTTCCCTGACCGGTGGGCTGGATGCAACCATGGAGCAGCTGGCCGCCCAGGAAGAAGGCTTTGCACGCAGGGTCGCGGACTTCTGCGACTCATTGGTTTCCCACCTGGTCCTGGACGACGGCAAACTGGTGATCGCCCATGCCGGACTGCTGGAGAACTACCACGGCCGCGCCTCCGGACGGGTGCGGGCCTTTGCCCTCTACGGGCAGGTGACCGGCGAGCTCGACGATTACGGCATGCCGGTGCGCCACCCGTGGGCCAACGAATACCGCGGGGATGCGGCGGTGCTCTACGGGCACACGCCGGTCACCGAAGTGGCCTGGATCAACAACACCGCCTGCCTTGATACCGGTTGCGTGTTCGGGGGAGCGCTCAGTGCCATGCGCCATCCCGAACGCGAGGTCATCCAGGTGCAGGCACTCAGGAAGTACTGCGAACCTGGGCGGCCGCTTCAATCCCCGCGCGGCCCGGAACGCGAGCCCGGTGTGCTGTCCATGGAGGATGTCTCCGGCGTGCGGTTCCTGAAGGCCGAGGGCCTGGGCACCGTGAAGATCAACGAGGCCCAGGCCGCCGGCGCACTGGAAACGATGAGCCGGTTCGCCATCGACCCGCGGTGGCTGCGCTACCTGCCGCCAACCATGTCCCCGGCCGAATCCTCGGCGCAGCCCGGCTACCTGGAACACCCGCAGGAGGCGTTCGAGTACTTCCGGCGCCAGGGCGTCACGCAGCTGGTGTGCGAGGAGAAACACATGGGTTCCCGTGCGGTCATGCTGCTGGCCCGCGACCCCGGTCGCTTCGAGGCACCCGATGGTTGGCTGGGTGCGCTGCACACCCGCACCGGTCGGCAATTCCTGGACAGCGAGCAGGAACACCTGGTGCTGAAGCAGGCCCACGAAGCCGTCGAACGCGCCGGGCTGTGGGACGAGTTGGGCAGCGAGTGGTTGATGCTCGACGGCGAATTGATGCCGTGGTCATTGAAAGCGGAGCCCTTGATCAAGGACACCTATGCCTCGGTGGCTGCCTCGGCCATTGCCGCGACGGATGCTTCCGTGGCGGCGCTCGAACGGGCGGCAACAGGTGGCATTGACGTCCAGGGATTGCTCTCGCGCACCCGGACCCGCCAGTCCAACGCCAAGGCGTTCCGGGAATCGTACCGGCGGTATGTCGGATCGGCCGACGACTTGCGCTTCGCCGCCTTCCAGGTCCTCGCCGCCGAGGGACAAAGCTTTGAGACCCGGGACCACGGGTGGCATTTGGAGATCAGCGGCAGGCTCGTCGCTGCCGGGCCCGAACTGTTCGCCAACACCCGGCACCTGCGCGTGGACCTGGAGCAGGACTCGGACGTGGAAGCCGCCGTGAAAAGGTGGGAGTCCCTTACCGTTGCCGGGTCCGAGGGCATGGTGGTCAAGCCGTGGCAGAACCTCACCAAAGCGAAGCGCGGCTGGGTGCAGCCGGGCATCAAGGTGCGCGGCAGGGAATACCTGCGGTTGATCTATGGGCCCGACTACCTGGAGGAAGGCAACCTCGAACGCCTGCGCCAGCGTGCCACGGACAAGAAACGCAACCGCGCCCTGCACGAGTACATCCTGGGACTCGAGGCCCTGCGGCTGACGTCTGCGGGTTCCCCGTTGTGGAAGGTCCACCAGATGGTCTTCGGGGTCCTGGCCCTGGAGTCCGAGCCGTTGGATCCTCGGTTGTAA
- a CDS encoding 3' terminal RNA ribose 2'-O-methyltransferase Hen1: MLITITLEPETGSQIDATALSHLLRKHPGRLQTFELPVGNAHVFYPEYSPQRTTAALLLEVDAIGLVRSKRFRGDNGVLDYYINDRPYAASSLLAVALGKVLRSAMLPISETYPELAIAPLPLRLEVPVISTRGRDGHDLVQRLFAPLGWVIEQRPIALDEAYPLWEDSRYSHLVLTGTVPLHLALRQLYVLLPVLDDSKHYWVNDDEAEKLVRQGEGWLPEHPERALISHRYLAHQRDLVAAADARIDGETPVSGGEAVVQGPRDGTPPQPLRVLRAEAVMAALKDCGAHQVVDVGSGSGALLHRMRKDRFFTRILGTDVSARSLEQAARTMNLDELADVDKDRITLLHSSAVYRDERIAGFDAVVLMEVIEHIEPSRLSALEDSIFAAAAPRSVIVTTPNAEYNHLYLSLAAGTMRHEDHRFEWTRAQFSRWAEAVAERHGYEVEYRPVGEESEGAGAPTQMAIFRKAAA, translated from the coding sequence TTGCTGATCACCATCACTCTCGAGCCGGAGACCGGCTCCCAAATCGATGCCACGGCCCTCTCCCACCTGCTGCGCAAGCACCCCGGGCGCCTGCAGACCTTTGAGCTGCCGGTCGGCAATGCCCACGTGTTCTACCCGGAGTACTCACCGCAGCGGACCACCGCGGCGCTGCTGCTGGAGGTCGACGCCATTGGTTTGGTCCGCAGCAAGCGCTTCCGCGGCGACAACGGGGTCCTTGACTACTACATCAACGACCGGCCGTACGCGGCCTCCAGCCTGTTGGCCGTGGCCCTGGGCAAGGTGCTGCGCAGCGCCATGCTGCCCATCAGCGAGACATATCCGGAACTGGCCATCGCCCCGTTGCCGCTGCGCCTCGAAGTGCCGGTGATCTCCACCCGCGGCCGCGACGGGCACGACCTGGTCCAACGGCTGTTCGCCCCGCTGGGCTGGGTAATCGAGCAGCGGCCCATAGCCCTGGACGAGGCCTACCCTTTGTGGGAAGACTCCCGCTACAGCCACCTGGTGCTTACCGGCACGGTGCCCCTGCATCTGGCCCTGCGACAGCTCTACGTCCTGCTCCCGGTGCTGGATGATTCCAAGCACTATTGGGTCAATGACGACGAAGCCGAGAAGCTGGTGCGCCAGGGCGAGGGCTGGCTGCCCGAGCACCCCGAGCGTGCCCTGATCTCCCACCGATACCTCGCCCACCAAAGGGACCTGGTTGCAGCGGCCGATGCCCGGATCGACGGGGAAACCCCCGTGTCCGGCGGGGAAGCCGTTGTGCAAGGTCCCCGCGATGGCACACCGCCGCAGCCCTTGCGTGTGCTGCGCGCGGAGGCTGTGATGGCTGCGCTCAAGGATTGCGGTGCCCACCAGGTTGTCGACGTGGGTTCCGGGTCCGGTGCCTTGCTGCACCGGATGCGAAAGGACAGGTTCTTCACCAGGATCCTGGGCACCGATGTGTCGGCCCGGTCGCTGGAACAAGCTGCCCGCACCATGAACCTGGACGAGCTCGCCGATGTGGACAAGGACCGGATCACCTTGCTGCACAGCTCCGCTGTGTACCGCGACGAACGGATCGCCGGCTTCGACGCGGTGGTGCTGATGGAGGTCATCGAGCACATCGAGCCAAGCCGCCTTTCGGCCTTGGAGGATTCGATCTTTGCCGCGGCTGCACCGCGCAGCGTGATCGTGACGACCCCGAACGCGGAGTACAACCACTTGTACCTATCGCTGGCCGCGGGCACCATGCGGCATGAGGATCACCGCTTCGAATGGACACGTGCCCAGTTTTCCCGGTGGGCGGAAGCAGTCGCGGAGCGACATGGCTACGAAGTCGAATACCGTCCCGTGGGCGAGGAATCGGAAGGCGCCGGTGCTCCCACCCAGATGGCGATCTTCCGAAAGGCGGCAGCATGA
- a CDS encoding HigA family addiction module antitoxin — translation MMKAPPHPGDIIREDVLAELGLTVVEAALRLGVSRVTLSRVVNGRAGISPNLAVRLELAGVGTARGWLAMQTNYDLARELDGKTHDVKPLNAA, via the coding sequence ATGATGAAGGCCCCTCCACACCCCGGTGACATCATTCGTGAAGATGTGCTCGCCGAGCTAGGTCTCACTGTCGTGGAGGCTGCGCTCAGGCTGGGTGTTTCGCGCGTGACTCTGAGCCGGGTCGTCAACGGGCGAGCCGGCATCAGCCCGAACTTGGCTGTGCGGCTGGAATTGGCCGGAGTTGGGACTGCCCGGGGATGGCTTGCCATGCAGACGAATTACGACCTCGCCCGGGAACTCGACGGCAAGACACACGACGTGAAGCCGCTCAACGCTGCCTAA
- a CDS encoding type II toxin-antitoxin system RelE/ParE family toxin, which yields MIVSFRHKGLEALYRENSKRGVQPAHAAKLTRILGALDIAQRPADLAIPAFRTHELKGDLAGYPSIWVNGNWRETFRFIGQDVELVDYQDYH from the coding sequence ATGATCGTCAGTTTCCGGCACAAGGGGTTGGAAGCGCTCTATCGCGAGAATTCAAAGCGGGGCGTTCAACCAGCCCATGCCGCGAAGCTCACCAGAATCTTGGGAGCGCTCGACATTGCGCAAAGACCGGCTGACCTTGCCATCCCCGCCTTTCGCACGCATGAACTGAAGGGTGACCTTGCCGGGTACCCATCGATATGGGTCAACGGAAACTGGCGCGAGACGTTTCGATTTATCGGGCAAGATGTTGAACTCGTTGACTACCAGGACTACCACTGA
- the rpsO gene encoding 30S ribosomal protein S15 has product MALDAAIKQEIMKAYATSEGDTGSPEVQIAVMSRRILDLTEHLKMHKHDHHTRRGLMALVGRRRRMLAYLKGTDIERYRTLIERLGLRR; this is encoded by the coding sequence GTGGCATTAGACGCCGCTATCAAGCAGGAAATCATGAAGGCCTACGCCACCAGCGAAGGCGATACCGGTTCGCCGGAGGTCCAGATTGCCGTGATGTCACGTCGCATCCTGGATCTGACGGAGCACCTGAAGATGCACAAGCATGACCACCACACCCGCCGCGGCCTGATGGCCCTGGTTGGTCGTCGTCGTCGCATGCTTGCGTACCTCAAGGGCACCGACATCGAGCGCTACCGTACGCTGATCGAGCGCCTCGGCCTGCGTCGCTAG